The bacterium DNA segment TGTCGCTGCCACCGGCGGGCGAGTCGCTGGAGCACCTGGTGGTCTTCGCGCTGCCCGAGGACGCCCGCAGCGGCTTCTTCGGCGCCTCGGGGAGCCGCCCGGATCTCCCGGCCCGCATCGGGACGGTGGGGGTGGAGGTGCGCAACACGGGCGCCAGCTCCGTCGGCCCGGGCTATGCGTGGACAATGCGGCGCGTCTACCCCCTGCTCGGCCACACCCTCCCCGAGCGCCAGACCTATGACCTGGTGCAGGCCATGGCGGCGGTGCGCGAGCAGTTCCCGGGCGTGCCGCTGAGCGTCTACGGGGCGGGGCGCACGGCCGTGCTGGCCCTCTACGCGGCCCTCCTGGATGAGCTGGTCACCGAGGTGATCCTGGCCGACCCGCCGGCCTCGCACCGCGACCCGGAGACCCCGGAGTACCTCCACATCCTGCGCACGGGCGACCTGCCTGAGAACCTCGCGCTACTGTTCCCGAGACCAGTTACGTTTGTCGGCAGCATGCCAGAGGCGTACAGGTGGACGTGGGAGGTTTACGAGCGGCTGGGGCAGGGGAATACTGTTCGTACGGTGCAGAGGGCGGCAGACTGGCAACCCGAGTAGGCCTCGGGCAGCCGCTGGGCCTGTTGCGTCAGGGAGGGTCACAGCGGAGGGCGCCTGTCATGCCTGTACATGTTTGGATCATCTTGGGGCTCTTGGCCGGTTGGCTGGGGTCGCTAGTGATGGGGGAGCGCCAGGGATTTGTCATGAATGTCCTGGTGGGAGTCATTGGCGCCATCCTGGGCGGCTTTCTCTTCAGCCTCTGTGGCCAAGACGCCATCACGGGATTGAACCTGTGGAGCTTCTTCGTGGCCCTGGTGGGCGCGATCATCCTGATCGCGTTCTTCCGGGTGATTCGGGGCCCACAGGTCGGGTAACAGCCGCCAGGAAGGGGGCCCTCCCTCCGGGCTGGCAGCGCCTCAGAGCTCTACCATGCCGTCACCACCAAGCACAAGGAGGTTAGTGACCATGAGGAGAGGTTTCACGCTCATCGAGTTGCTGGTCGTGATCGCGATCATCGCCATTCTGGCGGCCATTCTCTTCCCCGTGTTCGCCAAGGCCCGTGAGAAGGCGCGCCAGACCAGTTGCCTGTCGAACGTCAAGCAAGTGCTGCTCGCGCACCTATCCTATGCGCAGGACTACGATGAGACGTTCCTGTCCGGCCGCTACACCGGCGTGTGCATGTATGGACACACTCACCTGGACGCTGCGCCTGCCGCCATCAATGACTACCGCGGCTGGGCCAACCACCTGGTCCCCTACATCAAGAACAGCCAGATCTTCCGCTGTCCCAGCCAGACGCCCGGCACCTGCACCAGTGGCACGGGCGAGGCGTACACGAACAGCGCCTACGGCCTCAACTACGACGGGTGCGTCGGTCGGTCCCTGGGCGCCATCAATACGCCGGCCGAGCAGATGATCATGCAGGACATGCAGGACACCTTCGTCATCTCTAGCACGAATACGCGGGCGACGTGCCTCTCGCAGATGGGAACGGGCCTGGCACGCCACAACGAGGGCGCCAATGTGGGCTTCGTCGACGGCCACGCCAAGTGGCTGTCGGGCAGCACCATCAGGGGCAACATCCCGGCGACCGCCGGCACCTGGTGCCCGTACCTGGGCATCACCATGCAGTAGACCAGCCCACTTGCACGGATCACGACGGGGGCCACCTCATCTGAGGTGGCCCCTGTTAGTTCCTGGCTATTGCCTGATACGGCTTCCTACCCCCGGCGCTGCGCGCCGACCCCTCCCTGTAGGGATTGGTGACGACCTCCCCTACTTCGCCGATACCCACTCCACGAACTTGTCGTACTGCTCGGAGAAGCCCGTGAGCGTCTTGGTGACCGGCAGGTAGGTGTCGAACTCGTCCACGGTCATGCCGTCGGGCTCGTAGGCCATGCGGAAGAGCTTGCTCTTGTAGAGCTTCTCCATGGTGTCGCAGGGCGCCGGCTCCCACATGCCGTTGGGGTTGATCTCGCGCGGCTCGGCGTCGAACTCCTCCTGCCGCGGCGGGAAGATCGTCAGGAAGATCGGCACGGGGCCGCTGGTGATAGAGCGCGTGACGTTCCACGGACCGCGCCCGGAAGCCGGCAGCGGAATGGACTTGGTGAAGCCCAGGCCGCCCTCAGTCGGCGGCAGGCAGAGCATGCGGTACTCGCGCTGCCGGATGGCCGTCGTCGCCCACGTCTTGACCTGTTCCCAGTCCGCCACGCCGGCCGCCTTCAGCTCGTCGCCGATGGGATCGTCAATGCGGCCGTCCATCTGCGTGCGGTACGACACCTGGGCCGTGCTATAGCTCTCGATGGCCCCGGCGAACGCGATCTGCTGGGGCAGGGAGAAGTTGACGGTGATGTTGACGCCGCGCGCGCCGGAGGTCAGTTCCTGGCAGGCTTCGATGCCGGCCTTCGTGCCCGGCAGCTTGAACACGCAGTTGGGGGTGCCGTCCAGGCCGGCTGTCAACTGATCCCACACCCACTTGCCCTCGCTGACCATGGCCTCGGCGTTGAAGGCCATCTTGGGGGAGAGTTGGAGGGAGACATAGCCCATGGCGCCGCCGGTCAGCTCCCAGACGGGGCGCAGCATCCGCGCGTTGTAGAGCACGACCTCGATGGTCATGGCATACGCGAGCTGGGTGGGGCTGTAGTCGGGATAGCGCTGCTGGAGGGCGTCGCGGATGGGCGTCCAGTACTCGGGCGCCTCCTCGCGGGCGATGTTGACCAGCTGCGGGTTGGTGGTGCACATGGCGCCACCCTTGCGCATGGACTCGCGCAGCCCGGAGGCGAAGTCGTTGCCCCACCAGGTGTTGCACTCGCCGGCCATGCTCATGCGGGTGAGCTTGGCCAGGTTGCTGCGGCCGAGGGCCGCGATCTTCTCGCGCGCCGCGGCGGCGAGGTCCTTGCCCCCCAGTTCCTCCACCAGCGCCAGGTTGGTC contains these protein-coding regions:
- a CDS encoding prepilin-type N-terminal cleavage/methylation domain-containing protein translates to MRRGFTLIELLVVIAIIAILAAILFPVFAKAREKARQTSCLSNVKQVLLAHLSYAQDYDETFLSGRYTGVCMYGHTHLDAAPAAINDYRGWANHLVPYIKNSQIFRCPSQTPGTCTSGTGEAYTNSAYGLNYDGCVGRSLGAINTPAEQMIMQDMQDTFVISSTNTRATCLSQMGTGLARHNEGANVGFVDGHAKWLSGSTIRGNIPATAGTWCPYLGITMQ
- a CDS encoding GlsB/YeaQ/YmgE family stress response membrane protein, producing the protein MPVHVWIILGLLAGWLGSLVMGERQGFVMNVLVGVIGAILGGFLFSLCGQDAITGLNLWSFFVALVGAIILIAFFRVIRGPQVG